The DNA window TCGAGCACCGTGACCATCGCTGACATGGTTCCAACATCAAGTTCATGTAGTTTTCTATGATGTAATTTTGAATAATGTAAACACCTTATTTACAGAGGAAAACTCAAcaatcagagaggctgacaGACTCCAATGAAGTctccaataaaataaaaccacacagGAGTCCTTTGAGTTTAATTCAGCTAAAGATGGAGTTTGTGTTCCTCATGAGACCAAACTTGCCAAAATGTGATCAACCTGTGGAGGGTCTTGTTTAACGCTGCCACTGCAGCTTGTCTAACATCTGATTGGTTACCATGTAGAGTAAGTCAGCACAGATCGATACTAGAAAATTGACTGCGATGAACTGGTGGTACTGTGGACGTGAggcagccaggtatcccagaatgcatttcaatTCACAAGCAGTAATTATAGTGCTATCGAGTATaagtaaagttttaaaataccctgTTTGTCTCTCACCAAGTGTACTTTTTTAATCCATGGTCAGTTTGTTGCTGACGGAGTGTTTTGAGCTCTCGATGCCACAAAGCACGACTCCAGTCACACAGTTTAACACCCACACTGAGTGAACACTGGACATAATTCACTGGGGTTGTATCTGTGGGGTGATGTTTATTTCATTGATTTATTTAATGCTGATTAAATCAGTTTGACTCAGATTAAAGTTTCATAACTGCACAGTGTTACTGAAGTTTAATGTCTGACTGGAGCGCTTGTTGAACTGAAACATTCACTTGCTTTTtctataatgtttatatgtgttacATGTTTTTAACCATTAATTTTGGAttaaaactaacattaaaaatatttttatacaagaagaaaataaataatttcgaCCCTGAGAAGAAACGTCTGAACCAGCATGTTGATGCTGTTCATGGACACTGAAGACTGCAGCCTGTCCACAAATGGTTAAATGATCAGTTTTGTaatataaacacaaactgtCTGTTATCATGTTTGAAAGTTACTagaataaaaaattaataaattaacatctgatttgtgattttatttaataGGCAGATGACTCATTTTCCCAATTAAAGGTTAGATTAACACAATAAGTAATTTGAAATAATCTGGATGAAAGATCTTACATGATACAGTCAGTGTGATGATATCACTCCACCCTGAGAAGAAATAGTCCCTCCTGCCCCGGCAGCTGtatcctccactgtcagactcagtagctctgatgattctgtattcattggatgttggaggtgtgtttaacttggctgctctccattcatacgtccactgagctccttcacctccctgaatctcacatctgacagtgactgtCTCACCGCTGTATATCTGAGGCCAGGATGGCTGCAGGGTCACAGTGGGCTTACTGGGAACTGTTCACAGAAAAATATCCAGTTAGACACAAATAGAAACATGAAGTCATTTTGAAgcctgattttctttttgctgttgttcagAGGAGAAAGATTTACTGCATCCTGGTGACACTTTGACTGTAAATGAAGTTGGATTTAAAAATcagtgtttacatttatttaccgTGTGGTACACGTGTGTGGTGGCCCACTGGTGTATCTGACTcacacagcttgttctccacaCACTCCACATTTATAAAGTGATCTACAAATCCTAACATTACAGCTAACAGCTGCATTTTCCCTTTGAAGAACCACTTACAGCTACAGAGACAGGGAGTGAAGGTGGACAGTATATCCTTGTTTTTATGGCAACAAATTTACCTTGAAAGTGGTACAACTGTGTATAATATGATTCACAAGCAGAAAGTAAGATTTACAGATGtgtgcagtgatttgtgtgcaACTTTTCAGGTCTCCAGTTCACACAAACTATTGTACAAATGTGTCGACACAAACCTGAGTAACTGCTGATCATTGAGGGACAAATTTTAACGTCTGGAttgtttttcagatttctttctttaaaattcATCGTCCATAATTCAGAGATGATAATAAATATACTTAATACAATACAAGATGTCTTAATAATAAGAAGAGCTTTTTTACCTTTTAAGAACTTTTTAACAAAAActttaaagaggagaaaaacagcACAGGCCTGTGCAGGCCTACTTTAAATAAAGCATCATTCTGCAGGTCTGTTTGAGTTcagaataagtaaataaaatgtaGCTGTGGTCCAATAattgtaaaataagaagaataatCATGAAAACTATTTGTATATAATTATGTCTTCAGTCCGTTTCAATGAGCGATCatcttctgttgttttcatgcagcCACGGGCAGCCCTGAGTATAAAATACATCAGCTCAGGGTCGAAAACATAAAGATATTTATTGCACAATAACAGCAGATCTGATGATAATACACAGCTCACAACACGTTAAATACATGTGGACGAATCACCTGACACGCACAGATCACGTCTCGTGCCCACGTGGGGTTTTGAGTCTAATTTAACTGCCAGCTTCACACAGATCCACAAATGTGAGCTGCTTTCAAGTCCCAGTGTGAAACAAATGTGTACAAATCATTGCTTGTTGATAATATTGTGCACATTTGTAACACTTTCAACACAAATTTGTCTCCTTATGGAAAGCAGACTTTGTCATGTTGACATGAGTGTCAGAACGGCAGGTTTATCTCCAGATCCACGGCTCTGACCCACGGAGACCTCTGGCTGATGCTCAGTGTTCTGAGTTTGGCTCGTAGCTGCTAACTAGCTTTCTGCTCTGGGTCAACTTATGGCAAAgtgcagagatggagagaggcGAGGGAAGGTTACAGCAGCACACTTTCTTCCTCTGGAGGCGGTGAACACAGTGAACAGCTGGATACTAACATGTGGCTCACAGCTGGGCCTGTCAGACTCTCTCTGGCTGCAGTAGCTGCTGCTATaaacacacttttctttttctcactctGGAAACTTCCTCCTGCAGATGTTACTCTCACTCGCTGCTTCGCACACACCGCAGAGAGAGGCGGTCCCTGTCTTCACCACAACATTAAACCTGTGGCACGGAATACACGGAATACATTACCCATCAGGCCACCTTCTTAAAGGAAGTTTgggacttttatttttaattgtttcaCCCAAAGTTTGCGGGAGCCACAGCTGAGGGGCGGAAGAGCCGCAGGTTACCGACCCTGATCTGACCTGATGTTAGCTGAGCTGTTAGCTTGGTGATGACCTCGGATAACAACATGTTCAggattaacctttatttttgtttgtttgtttgtttttagggcTCTGTGGCTTAATACATGTAGTCTTTCATGTCCACTTAAAGTCAGTTTAAGGTGAAGAAGCATTTAGAAAGAgaggccaaaaatatttaacacaaatattaaacacaatttaaagacTAACAGCTGATAATGACCTAAAAATATGCAGTTTTTCTAGTCTTTTCTGGAGTTGATGCCACAATGTTTATTTCTACATTTGTATGAAACACATGAGAAACTTAAATAACAGAAAGTTTAAAACTCACAAGTCTCCACAACAGTGACGTCActgctgtcctctgtgtagtaaactggatctcctctccctcctctgcagtggTACAGACCTCCTTGTGAGACACTAATAACTCTGTttgcttcatttcctctcatgAGCTGAGCTTTAGAAGAGACTGAATCACGTCTGAACCAGTCAAActtccagccagcagagccctccacagagcagctcagtgtcacactgccccctgctggtatgactgaactttgtgctgtcagtgtggctctgggtttacttgctgttgaagaaacaaaaccattaaaaaaaattaaatcatcaTAAAGAATACATTTCTTACAGCACTAATCACACTTTAAACATTCACAGAGTAATTTATctacaaacacaaaaattaaTTAGTTTCCCTGCATGTGACACATTAGACTGTTTAACAAACTAAAGATTTCACTGATTTATCATCCTCTTATCAAACTGTCATCTCTGTACATTCCTCTTTACATTGCTGATATTTTAAGAGCCTCCAtggtgtctctcctttctgtttgtacagtgaGAAAAACTGTTGTCCTGAGCTGCCTGCAGACAGCTGGatcattgttggagttttcctgTTAAGACAGatgtaaacatgaaaacatgaaatgtCAGCATGAATCATGGTCCAACTCACATGAAACTGTCAGTCTGAAGGCATCACTCCATCCTGTTAAGAGATAGTCACTGCTACCCCGACATCTGTAGTCTCCACTGTGGGACACTGAAACTCTGCTGATCCTGTATTCACTGGATGTTGGAGGGCTGTTTGTGTTGGGTGCTGTCCATTCATATTTCCACACCtttccttcacctccctgaatctcacatctgacagtgattGTCTCACCAGTGAATATCTGAGAccagctgtgctgcagtttCACTGTGATCCTGTTACgaactgagaaaaacaaagacatcacTGTTTCCAGCAGCAGCTTATTATCATAATGATTCACAGCAGCCAGAACTattcaacaaacaaataaaaacaaattacactGAAAATAATCAACAGggaacaaaatttaaaaaaatatacttaCTTTAATATCATCATGAATTTGAGTTTTATCTCACAACAAAATTTCACCCTCACCTTGTTTCTGAATTGTAACTGCAGCActgtcctctgtgtagtaaactggatctcctctccctcctctgcagtggTACAGACCTCCTTGTGAGACACTAATACCTCTGTttgcttcatttcctctcatgAGCTGAGCTTTAGAAGAGACTGAATCACGTCTGAACCAGTCAAActtccagccagcagagccctccacagagcagctcagtgtcacactgccccctgctggtatgaTTGATCTTTGTGCTCTCAGTGTGGCTCTGGGTTTACTTGCTGttgaagaaacaggaaaaaattcATCAGATTGTCACTTGCTTCATGAAGAACTTTGTTATATAACAAATGAAGATTTtgtagaaataaagaaaaattctATCAATATGCAATTTCCAATATTTTGAATTCAGTAAGTGCTAATTAGCTCacatataatacatataatgggttaagaagatggatggagttcAATAATAGATCTCAGGTTTCTCAGGTAGGTCGGTCCCTGATCTCAGTGTGATCATCACACTTGTTACAAACAGGCACCAAcagcacaagaacaaaaaaGTGTCTGTAAAACAAATTTGATGAGAATCAACAACTGGCAGCAGCACACATGAGGACAGCACAGGTATCTCAGCTAACTGTTAGCCAGCTAGAGAGCCAGGAGCTAACGCTGGATGTATATAACATGATGAAAACTTTATCAGAGTGAATCAAGAATCAGGTGAGACTGTTTTTATGTTCTGCCACCAAACTGTACTCCTAAATGCAGAAACAGGTGAACTATTAACTGTTAGTTGATCTGAGACCAGCTGTAAAACCGGGACATCTGGGCTTCCACtgtttacctgagtttttttttttagttaaagtgagtaaaaaaaaaatcagacaactacagctcattcagaactctgctgctcgagtcctcactaagaccaaaaaagtggaccacatcagtccagctctgaggtctttacactggctgcctgtccgtcagaggatagactttaaagttctgatgctggtttataaagctctgaatggtttaggaccaaaatacatcagtgacctcctgacccagtatgaaccatccagatccctcaggtcatctggatccggtcttttatcagttcccagagtcagaaccagacacagagaagctgcattcagcttttatgctccatatatctggaacaaactcccagaaagcctcagatcagctgaaacactcagtttatttaaatccaggttgaagactcacctgttctcagctgcatttgaataaagcaccaaatccacacttttatgcttaaatttcaaaactaacattttaactactgattttatctactgttctgatttgatCTGTTTTGaatttatatactgttttgtttgtttgtttgtttgtttgttaatttgtttgtttgtttgattgttttaatcaattttaaatcatgctttttatttgtttttgtttctaatgtctctgtaaagcactttgaatcaccttgttgttgaattgtgctatacaaataaacttgccttgccttgccttgaaaAACAGCTGATTCACAGAAAGAAATTTAGTTTAAAGGAATGAAAATTACATACAAAGTCATAATACAATATAAGACCTTAAAATATCAGCTTTAAGTAAAATGTTCTAGCATTTCTGTTGTTTAGTTATTTGAAATAAAGCGGAATGAGTATGATTTGCTTTCATAAACTGAACTTGAGGCGAACAAGCAAATCAATGAATTTAATAGAAATAATATCAAAAACTTTAGattgtaaaaactttttttcttttttgtattaaacccagtcatgtgtgtgttttaaatcaaTTGTAACAAACAGCAGTATTTGATGAGATCATAAGCCAAAATGATTTTTATAAAAATTGtagatttgttgttgtttcttgaGGACGTTTGAAGAACACAATATTTTTATACTGtttatttctgtcattattgtcCTCAGGTGatggagcagcaggtcagcattGGCGTCTCTATACCAGCTGAAAGTTCATGACACAAAGTGGTGACAAACTGTCTACAATGAGGCTACTATCAGCTGCAGCTCTTTGTCTGACTAACAATGTAACATGCTTTGTAGACCATTGAATTCATCCTGTTCTGACCAGTATGACATTTGTCAAATGGAGATCACACAACAAACATGACTTACTTGATGCTGACAATGTGAAGGCTTCACTCCACTCTGTTGAAGAATATGAGTCATCTCTGCGTCGACTCTTACACATGTAGTCTCCACTGCTGGACTCAGAAACTCTGAATGTCACATCATTATTGTGTGTCCACTGTGTGGGTGTCCTGGGTCCTCTCCATTCATACTCCCACTCAGTGGTTTCACCTCCTTCCTCCACCTCACATGTCAGAGTGATCGTCTCACCTCTGAATATCTGAGGCCAGTTGGGTTGTTGTTTTACAACAACTTTATTGGAAACTGTTTACACATATTAACAGTTGAGATacaaatagaaacatgaaatcaaCACAGAAAACTCAACATTGTACGTTTGATAATCATGAGTGAATGTATATTTCAAACTAAATTACTGAACTCACAGGTTTTCTCAATGTTGACATCATCACTTCTATCAGTGTAGTAAACTGGGTTTCCTCTTGTTCCTCTGCAGCTGTAGATTCCTCCTTCAGATACTCTGATATCTCTGTTTTGTTGATCTCTGATTTGAACTTCAGAGGTTGTTTGGGTTCGTCTGAACCACTCATATTTCCATCCATCAGAGCTCTGCACAGAGcaggtcagtgtcacactgccccctactggtaTGATTGTAGTTCTTGCTGTGAGTGTGGCCCTGGGTTTAATTGGTTTATCTTCTATTATGACTGGAGCTATAAAAAAAATGGAAGGAAATGTACACCTGATCCATTATgaaggtaaaataaataaaaacaaatcctacattttaaaagattttttcaTGTGATTTAAAGTCCCACAAAATAAAATCTACAAATTTCATCActatagttttttcttttttctgcagtTTAAGATGCTTCaaattttttgccatttttctgtCTCAACATGGTGACAGAGCTGCAGTAATTCAGGTTGTAGATCTCTAAATAAACACAGTATACATGTTTGTCCAATCTCAGGCCTGAAGAAGTCACACTGAATATAAACTACTGCAGTTCACTCTTGAAGGAAACACAATGATGGGTTCAGAGGGATCTGCCTAGTTTCAGGTTTAGATAACAGAAACATCATCACCTTAGATTTTATGAAGCTTTTgatgtttcttcttctccttatttaaaattaatttaatccACAGTTATTCTTGTTAtacattaaaatacacaaatgCAGTAATAATAAATGACAGTCTGTGGGTATTGCTGTACTGTGTATACTGTGAGCAAAGTAACCAGTAAAATACAGTAGTTCTTCTTAAAGTTTCAAGTTTTAATGCACCAGAAAAAAATAGTTTCAATGACAACATTAATTAAATGTATTCAGAATTTTATAATTCAGATGATTTTCAACACAAATAATCATATTATTGGTCATTGAGGACTTACCTAATACAGTTATAGAGACAGTATTACTGATCTTTGTATAACGTGAGCTCTTCCTGCGACCAAAGCACTGATATTCACCACCCTGACTTGTAGAATTAATTTCTAATCTGTAGTCCATGTAGAAGTTGTAGGCAAGAAATTCTCGACCATCCTTGTTGATTTTGTATTTCCAGTCAGTGTCTTTTCCTTCATTCATGTCACATTTAAAGGTAACAAACTCTATAACAGTATGCTCATACACTGTTCATAtattgaataataaataaatataaaaaggtaaGTGAACTGTAATTAAAAAATAGCCAAACACAACTGAAAGTTAGTGAAGTTACATATTAGAGAGCTTCTAATTTCAATTTTTACCatcaaaacatcaaatgaaTATTTGATGAAAATAAAGAGGGTGCAGAAATCTGGAGTGTGTCAGATTCAAGGTCTGATTttgttttctgggttttttttttttaggttgaatttgttgtttgttcatgtttgtaGTGTTGTttatagagatggaccgatccgatattacatatcggtatcggtccgatactgacgtaaattactggatcggatattggagagaaattaaaaatgcaatccgatccattaaatatcaaaaaagcacctcacaaaacttgcgacatggcgtaactcggctcataaccgtagcagtcggagcagtgtgctcacatgatagagcggctgtgtgtatttgtagcctcactaccaaaccagcatttcatctccgaggaagttatcccagagagaagtaaagcaagtgtggaagttcatctctgaatgtttgtaaagcattcccgcgttaagcttaacaaccgatatatggagcgagtgcctcttcttgctgctacttcaatcgtgaacctgattaatgatcagctgatcggcttttctgtcacgagtctgtctctcttctttgtttttggcccactttgcaccagaaagagaaaACCAGCGGCTAATcttatcttttctcttttaccacgtctctctaatattttgctctttactattttcctattttattttattttattatattttattatattttcatcTACTgtatcctgactgacacccccatcacatctgtggactcattccgcttcctgggtaccaccatcacccaggacctgaagtgggagcccaccatcacctccgtcatcaagaaagcccagcagaggatgtacttcctgaggcagctgaagaaattcaacctgccaacacggacgatgatgcagttctacactgcaatcatcgagtccatcctcacctcctccatcaccgtgtggtacgctggagccactatcagggacaaacagagactgcagcatgttgtgcgctctgctgagaaggtgattggctgcagactcccatctttgcaggacctgtacacctccaggacattgcggcgtgcagctcggatctcagctgacccttctcaccctggacacagtctgtttgacctgctaccctcaggcaggaggctccggtccattcgcaccagaacctctcgccataagaacagtttcttcccctctgctgttggacacatgaacaataaccgtatgactgtccccgccactaacacatgaccctacgctgtgtcactgcatcattccatgtttggcactgatcaccacctgcactcatgtatatatctatctacgtagcactcttaattcttattctcatgtatatatctcatgtatatctcatgcacatatctttctacgtagcacttttaattcttattcctacttttattttttcatgtctatttaagtgctatctatgacactatgtttgcactgaagcaccgcagcaatttcctaatgttgtaaacctgctcaacatttggcaataaacccctttccgattctgattctgattctaaacaacagcagcacgtttaagcttgataagctgttgttagaatttatttaatattactttgtacaccacactgtaaaaaaatattccGTAAAAAAACGGAAAATGTCCTGGTAATTTTCTGCcagtatattttctgtttttttacggAAGTTTGACGGACTTTTCTGTAAAtgataaaatggaaaattctgtAGATTTACAGTATACTCTCTATACTATTTAAGGACATTTCCTTCAGCTATAAAACGGAAAATTCTGTTTATTCACAGTATATTTTCTGTATCATTAACTGATATTTTCCATTAATAGAAAAATTgaaatttctgtttatattactaTTTCCAAGCACTTCTTTTCACTGTAACTCATTAAATATAGTTCTTTATATCCTTAAACGTACATTTCTATGCAATTACAACCTAGTACACCACGTGCTCAAAAATTCATAaattaaaacttaaattaatttgtgctttatacacaacaacattggtacaattaatgttaaatattcttttattctccTCAACTCTAAAACTATACTAAAATATAATGACAGCATCCATCTTGTCATAAAACTACTAAGCAGCTGATACATGAACAAAATAACTCACAAGCTTTcaaatttgagcatttttatttccttgaaATCAGGTTGCcctcatgtaaatgtgtttatttacattcattcaAGTGGCTACCAAGTGTTTTCTTCAAACAGGACAcctgacaaacaaaaaatgtcatatttaacgatatgttcacatttaataataTCCAGAGTAGCTTTTAGTTAGAATCACTGCCTTGTGGTAGTTTTGCCTCAGCCAAATGGTTAAGGTGTGGTTTACATCCATGTCTGTCCACTTATGATACAGTATACACATGTAGTCAGTTATAGCCAAACACCTTTGATTACTGAATCGCATTACAATtacattcacttcattaatgaagtgaatgtaATTCACACTTGTCTGAGATTAACTCTTTGggctctttaccttacaatataacatACTTGAGTCAAAATTTGTTGACTGTTTAAGTGGTACcacatgaataaaactgaacagaTCTAAAGAAGATGTTCCTGAACTTTGGGTTTATTCGAACAGGACAGGTGGATAACCACAGGACTTTTCCCCATATGATAACtacaacacaaaataaattaagacAGATCCCAAACCTAAAGATAAAAGTGTATTTACTGGACTTGTTTTGTCAGTGAGGAGCAAAGTACAATTAGAAGTGCTTGTTCTGATGAAAAGTTAAACTGTAAACAGCAGCGTAGTGAATAAGGATCTGTGTCCACGAATCCTCAGCAGTGACAACACTTAAACATCATAGTTCAAAATCCTTAATGCACACCTTTCTCTCCACGGTGTTCAAGTGCTCTTAGCTGTTTAAGTAGAGGAAAAAGTCTGACATATTTCATGACCATTAAATGTTAGACAAGGCTCTGAAAACGAGGTTACACACAAAAACCTCTGCTTGTGCGCACAGAcc is part of the Maylandia zebra isolate NMK-2024a linkage group LG3, Mzebra_GT3a, whole genome shotgun sequence genome and encodes:
- the LOC143414081 gene encoding putative high affinity immunoglobulin gamma Fc receptor IB, which gives rise to MLLSEVITKLTAQLTSGQIRVGNLRLFRPSAVAPANFGFNVVVKTGTASLCGVCEAAIPSKPTVTLQPSWPQIYSGETVTVRCEIQGGEGAQWTYEWRAAKLNTPPTSNEYRIIRATESDSGGYSCRGRRDYFFSGWSDIITLTVSFPSKPTVTLQPSWPQIYSGETVTVRCEIQGGEGAQWTYEWRAAKLNTPPTSNEYRIIRATESDSGGYSCRGRRDYFFSGWSDIITLTVSCKIFHPDYFKLLIVLI